The following proteins are encoded in a genomic region of Pseudodesulfovibrio mercurii:
- a CDS encoding PAS domain S-box protein, translated as MTRSESNERGASAPEGTSRSERGESFIDPVCFKGLCDALGDGVVKTDVKGVILEANAAFCTLIGYAREDVLGKTVLDFTPRSERARERESIRLLLKSGQSSREMEKGLLTADGRDLLVQASCWLQHDESGRAVALWGIFRDITERRSAENRARDNQEKYRFLAENATDVIWTMDDKGRYTYVSPSVERIRGFAPEEMIGMYAQDAVCPDSMEETRKAWERIEAEAEAASDRSPSPTVRVEVRLRKKDGSMIWGESMARRLRDAYGNPIGFIGTTRDITERKRIEERLRTSEHFLQALINATGDSVGLFQVDGTVLAMNRNMARFMGMQGDAAVGQNVFDFIPRSQHAMIRETFRRAVDTHTPMNRQVVWSGRILDGIIYPVLDGEETTAIAVYGRDVTEARFAEEARKKTQEQYRLIVETANEGILGLDANQVITYANKIVADFFGCRVEEVIGRSILDFMAPSEIEDNERRMEQRKVGRRERYERRFVRRDGAEVWGMISSTPLMAEDGRLLGAFAMIADITEVKQAHERLLNILDGISADVYVSDLETNNILFMNANMRDHYGLLEEGMACHKVIRDLDSRCPQCPKPELVDERGRPVGTLVSERYYEKLQRWHLNHDRAIRWLKGRLVHMHMAADITEIKTMAAELEKAMAKAEAASLAKNEFLANMSHEIRTPLNGLLGMLQLMQMSELAPLQRDYLDTALNSGRSLLQVLNDILDLSKVESGKLELEPIPFELGEVLDQVVSTFRHCAEERGVSMRWEIDETLPRHFVADKGRLRQILFNLVGNAVKFTESGSIEVRACPLDSGAEDGTIRLLFEVSDTGIGIPRDKVSTVFDPFTQVDGSSTRKYQGTGLGLGIVRRLVALMGGSITVDTEEGKGTSLYFTIRTRIIESPDDPAGGPAAGPENGALSILVAEDERVNRVVVQRILEKLGHRTVCVGSGEEALNILRERSFDLFLTDIQMPGLDGVATTRVIRNELKLDIPVIALTAHAMQGDRDRFIAAGMNGYVSKPFEIDSLQREIERVLGESES; from the coding sequence CAACGCCGCTTTCTGCACCCTGATAGGCTACGCCCGCGAGGACGTGCTCGGCAAAACCGTGCTCGACTTCACGCCCAGGAGCGAGCGGGCGCGGGAGCGCGAATCCATCCGTCTGCTGCTCAAGTCCGGCCAATCGTCCCGCGAGATGGAAAAGGGGCTGCTCACGGCCGACGGCCGGGATCTGTTGGTCCAGGCCAGCTGCTGGCTGCAACACGACGAGTCGGGCCGGGCCGTGGCCCTGTGGGGCATTTTCCGCGACATCACCGAGCGGCGTTCTGCCGAAAACCGGGCCCGCGACAATCAGGAGAAATACCGGTTTCTGGCCGAGAACGCGACCGACGTGATCTGGACCATGGACGACAAGGGCCGGTACACCTACGTCAGCCCGTCCGTGGAGCGCATCCGGGGGTTCGCGCCCGAGGAGATGATCGGCATGTACGCCCAGGACGCCGTGTGCCCGGATTCCATGGAGGAGACCCGGAAGGCGTGGGAGCGCATCGAGGCCGAGGCCGAGGCGGCATCGGACCGGTCGCCCTCGCCCACCGTGCGGGTGGAGGTGCGTCTGCGCAAGAAGGACGGCTCCATGATCTGGGGCGAGTCCATGGCCCGGCGGTTGCGGGACGCCTACGGCAATCCCATCGGCTTCATCGGGACCACCAGGGATATCACCGAGCGCAAGCGCATCGAGGAGCGGCTGCGCACCAGCGAACATTTTCTTCAGGCCCTGATCAACGCCACCGGGGACTCGGTGGGGCTGTTCCAGGTGGACGGCACGGTCCTGGCCATGAACCGGAACATGGCCCGGTTCATGGGCATGCAGGGGGATGCCGCCGTCGGGCAGAACGTTTTCGACTTCATCCCGCGGAGCCAGCACGCCATGATCCGCGAGACCTTCCGGCGGGCGGTGGACACGCACACGCCCATGAACCGGCAGGTGGTCTGGTCCGGGAGGATTCTCGACGGCATCATCTATCCGGTGCTGGACGGGGAGGAGACCACGGCCATCGCGGTCTACGGCCGGGACGTGACCGAGGCGCGGTTCGCCGAGGAGGCGCGCAAGAAGACCCAGGAGCAGTACCGGCTCATCGTGGAGACGGCCAACGAGGGTATCCTCGGCCTGGACGCCAACCAGGTGATCACCTACGCCAACAAGATCGTGGCCGACTTCTTCGGCTGCCGCGTGGAGGAAGTCATCGGCCGGAGCATTCTCGACTTCATGGCCCCGTCCGAGATCGAGGACAACGAGCGGCGCATGGAGCAGCGCAAGGTGGGTCGGCGCGAGCGGTACGAGCGCCGGTTCGTGCGCCGGGACGGTGCCGAGGTCTGGGGCATGATCTCGTCCACCCCGCTCATGGCCGAGGACGGCAGGCTGCTCGGGGCGTTCGCCATGATCGCGGACATCACCGAGGTCAAGCAGGCCCACGAGCGGCTGCTGAACATCCTGGACGGCATCAGCGCGGACGTCTACGTGTCGGATCTCGAGACCAACAACATCCTGTTCATGAACGCCAACATGCGCGACCACTACGGCTTGCTGGAGGAGGGCATGGCCTGCCACAAGGTCATCCGCGACCTGGACAGCCGCTGCCCGCAATGCCCCAAGCCCGAGCTGGTGGACGAGCGCGGCCGGCCCGTGGGCACCCTGGTCTCCGAGCGGTACTACGAGAAGCTCCAGCGCTGGCATCTCAATCACGACCGGGCCATCCGCTGGCTCAAGGGGCGGCTGGTGCACATGCACATGGCCGCGGACATCACCGAGATCAAGACCATGGCCGCCGAGCTGGAAAAGGCCATGGCCAAGGCCGAAGCGGCCAGCCTGGCCAAGAACGAGTTCCTGGCCAACATGAGCCACGAGATACGCACCCCGCTCAACGGGCTGCTCGGCATGCTCCAGCTCATGCAGATGAGTGAGCTGGCGCCCCTGCAACGGGACTATCTGGACACGGCCCTGAATTCGGGCCGCAGCCTGCTCCAGGTGCTCAACGACATCCTGGACCTGTCCAAGGTGGAGTCGGGCAAGCTGGAGCTGGAGCCGATTCCCTTCGAGCTGGGCGAGGTCCTGGACCAGGTGGTCTCCACCTTCCGCCACTGCGCGGAGGAGCGCGGCGTGTCCATGCGCTGGGAGATCGACGAGACCCTGCCCCGCCATTTCGTGGCCGACAAGGGGCGGCTGCGGCAGATCCTGTTCAACCTGGTGGGCAACGCGGTCAAGTTCACCGAGAGCGGGTCCATCGAGGTCCGCGCCTGTCCGCTGGACAGCGGGGCGGAGGACGGTACGATCCGCCTGCTCTTCGAGGTCTCGGACACCGGCATCGGCATCCCCCGCGACAAGGTGAGCACCGTGTTCGACCCCTTCACCCAGGTGGACGGCTCGTCCACGCGCAAGTACCAGGGCACCGGGCTGGGGCTGGGCATCGTCCGGCGGCTGGTCGCGCTCATGGGCGGCTCCATCACCGTGGACACCGAGGAAGGGAAGGGCACGAGCCTGTATTTCACCATCCGGACCCGGATCATCGAGTCGCCGGACGATCCGGCCGGTGGCCCGGCGGCAGGGCCGGAGAACGGCGCGCTGTCCATCCTGGTGGCCGAGGACGAGCGGGTCAACCGCGTGGTGGTCCAGCGCATCCTGGAAAAGCTCGGCCATCGGACCGTGTGCGTGGGCAGCGGCGAGGAGGCCCTCAACATCCTGCGGGAGCGGTCCTTCGACCTCTTTCTCACGGACATCCAGATGCCCGGCCTGGACGGTGTGGCCACCACCAGGGTCATCCGCAACGAGCTCAAGCTGGATATTCCGGTCATCGCCCTGACCGCCCACGCCATGCAGGGCGACCGCGACCGCTTTATCGCGGCGGGCATGAACGGATACGTGTCCAAGCCGTTCGAGATCGACAGCCTGCAACGCGAGATCGAGCGGGTGCTCGGCGAATCCGAATCCTAG
- the selD gene encoding selenide, water dikinase SelD, translating to MEKLKLVQMVKAAGUAAKITPGDLEIALSGLGVRPDDRVLAGGPGDNEDAAILSFPAGKALVQTVDFFTPVVNDPYKFGRIAAANALSDVYAMGGEPWAAMNIVCFPADKLPMSVLAEVLRGGKDTVEEAGAVPSGGHSVDDPEIKYGLAVSGVVDPDRFASNRGVRPGDELILTKPIGTGVLATAVKGEMPGCDDMEELLFQTCGRLNKTGGAIIHELGLTGATDITGFGLGGHMIELAEASRVTLELRMRDVPLLPGALDMASMGLLPAGSICNRRHYLPRVKAADGLDPVHFDMMFDAQTSGGLLLAVPPELVDRAMAMLEAAGEPAALVGRALPAGPGDAPLAIV from the coding sequence ATGGAAAAGTTGAAACTGGTCCAGATGGTCAAGGCCGCGGGCTGAGCGGCCAAGATCACTCCGGGGGACCTGGAGATAGCACTTTCGGGCCTGGGGGTCCGGCCTGACGACCGCGTGCTCGCCGGAGGTCCCGGCGACAACGAGGACGCGGCCATATTGTCCTTTCCCGCGGGCAAGGCCCTGGTCCAGACCGTGGACTTCTTCACGCCGGTGGTCAACGATCCCTACAAGTTCGGGCGCATCGCCGCGGCCAACGCCCTGTCCGACGTCTACGCCATGGGCGGCGAGCCGTGGGCGGCCATGAACATCGTCTGCTTCCCGGCCGACAAGCTGCCCATGTCCGTGCTGGCCGAGGTCCTGCGCGGCGGCAAGGACACCGTGGAGGAGGCCGGGGCCGTGCCCAGCGGCGGGCACAGCGTGGACGACCCGGAGATCAAGTACGGCCTGGCCGTGTCCGGCGTCGTGGACCCGGACCGCTTCGCCTCCAACCGGGGCGTCCGGCCCGGCGACGAGCTGATCCTGACCAAGCCCATCGGCACGGGCGTGCTGGCCACGGCGGTCAAGGGCGAGATGCCCGGCTGCGACGACATGGAGGAGCTGCTGTTCCAGACCTGCGGGCGGCTGAACAAGACCGGCGGCGCGATCATCCACGAACTCGGCCTGACCGGGGCCACGGACATCACCGGCTTCGGCCTGGGCGGGCACATGATCGAACTGGCCGAGGCCAGCCGCGTGACCCTGGAGCTGCGCATGCGCGACGTGCCGCTCCTGCCCGGCGCCCTTGACATGGCCTCCATGGGGCTGCTGCCCGCCGGGTCCATCTGCAACCGCCGCCACTACCTGCCGAGGGTCAAGGCCGCCGACGGGCTCGACCCCGTGCATTTCGACATGATGTTCGACGCCCAGACCTCGGGCGGCCTGCTCCTGGCCGTGCCGCCCGAGCTCGTGGACCGGGCCATGGCCATGCTCGAAGCGGCCGGTGAACCCGCCGCCCTGGTGGGCCGGGCCCTGCCGGCCGGTCCTGGGGACGCCCCCCTGGCCATCGTCTAG
- a CDS encoding redox-sensing transcriptional repressor Rex has protein sequence MKSEHIPKATIGRLAVYIQVLENLLRDGNEVISSERLARACSVNSSQIRKDLAYFGEFGVRGVGYYVQELITSIKQSLGIDRQWKCALIGVGNMGSALLRHHDFEKRGFKICAAFDCDPDKIGLEFEGMEIICPTHLKEQAPELGLEIGIIATPPDRAQRAANHLVEANIRGIINFAPSRINVPKHIPVEYVDFFDHLYSIAFQITLGSD, from the coding sequence ATGAAAAGCGAACACATCCCCAAAGCGACCATCGGACGGCTTGCCGTCTACATTCAGGTCCTCGAAAACCTCCTGCGCGACGGCAACGAGGTCATCTCCTCGGAACGCCTGGCCCGGGCCTGCTCCGTCAACTCCTCCCAGATCCGCAAGGATCTTGCGTATTTTGGAGAATTCGGCGTGCGCGGCGTGGGCTACTACGTCCAGGAGCTGATCACCTCAATCAAGCAGTCGCTCGGCATCGACCGGCAGTGGAAGTGCGCCTTGATCGGCGTGGGCAACATGGGCAGCGCCCTGCTCCGCCACCACGATTTCGAGAAGCGCGGCTTCAAGATCTGCGCGGCCTTCGACTGCGACCCGGACAAGATCGGGCTGGAGTTCGAGGGCATGGAGATCATCTGTCCCACGCACCTCAAGGAGCAGGCCCCGGAACTGGGGCTCGAGATCGGCATCATCGCCACGCCCCCGGATCGCGCCCAGCGCGCGGCCAACCACCTGGTGGAGGCCAACATCCGGGGCATCATCAACTTCGCCCCGTCGAGGATCAACGTGCCCAAACACATCCCCGTGGAATACGTTGATTTCTTCGATCACCTCTACTCCATCGCCTTCCAGATAACCCTGGGCAGCGATTAG
- a CDS encoding ATP synthase F0 subunit C, giving the protein MKIAKILFTTLAMVLVASVAFASEGADPVMSAKAYATAIGMGIAAGLCGIGQGMGVKGACEGIARNPEAGGQLSTTLILGLAFIESLAIYALVVNLILLFVV; this is encoded by the coding sequence ATGAAAATCGCGAAGATTCTGTTCACCACCCTGGCTATGGTTCTGGTCGCTTCCGTGGCCTTCGCCTCTGAAGGCGCCGACCCGGTCATGTCCGCCAAGGCCTACGCCACCGCCATCGGCATGGGCATCGCCGCCGGTCTGTGCGGCATCGGCCAGGGCATGGGCGTGAAGGGCGCCTGCGAAGGCATCGCCCGCAACCCCGAAGCCGGTGGCCAGCTGTCCACCACCCTGATCCTGGGCCTGGCCTTCATCGAGTCTCTGGCCATTTACGCCCTGGTCGTCAACCTGATCCTGCTCTTCGTCGTCTAG
- the atpB gene encoding F0F1 ATP synthase subunit A → MGFSGGLPHPLLYMDMLKSIGHWGAHVEQALGVDSINHVLYMWLVMAIILGLGLMVRSRLQLVPGGLQNVFETIIGGLEDFVVANLGEEGRQFMPLLITIFIFILGMNWLGLVPGCDAPTANINTPAAMAIIVFCFYQFVGIKKWGFKYIKHFMGPVGFLAPLMLILEPISHLARPLSLTLRLFGNIRGEEIVLILMFFLAPILGSLPMYFLFILAKTIQAFIFFMLTMLYLQGAIEHAH, encoded by the coding sequence ATGGGTTTTTCGGGCGGATTACCGCATCCTCTCTTGTACATGGACATGCTCAAAAGCATCGGCCACTGGGGCGCGCACGTTGAGCAGGCCCTGGGCGTGGACAGCATCAACCACGTGCTCTACATGTGGCTGGTCATGGCCATCATTCTCGGCCTCGGCCTGATGGTCCGCAGCCGTCTGCAGCTTGTTCCCGGCGGTCTCCAGAACGTCTTCGAGACCATCATCGGCGGGCTGGAGGACTTCGTCGTCGCCAACCTGGGCGAGGAAGGCCGTCAGTTCATGCCGCTCCTGATCACCATTTTCATCTTCATCCTGGGCATGAACTGGCTCGGGCTGGTTCCGGGCTGCGACGCGCCCACCGCGAACATCAACACGCCGGCCGCCATGGCCATCATCGTGTTCTGTTTCTACCAGTTCGTAGGCATCAAGAAATGGGGCTTCAAGTACATCAAGCACTTCATGGGCCCGGTCGGCTTCCTGGCCCCGCTCATGCTCATCCTTGAGCCCATCTCCCACCTCGCCCGCCCGCTCAGCCTGACACTCCGTCTCTTCGGCAACATCCGCGGCGAGGAAATCGTCCTGATCCTGATGTTCTTCCTGGCGCCGATCCTCGGCTCCCTGCCGATGTACTTCCTGTTCATCCTGGCGAAGACCATTCAGGCGTTCATCTTCTTCATGCTGACCATGCTCTACCTGCAGGGTGCCATCGAGCACGCCCACTAG
- a CDS encoding ATP synthase subunit I, which yields MLGRMNQGLERLLVKSGFTKPDVRIVVRNQIYVSLGTSLVIMLVTLFSRWSFAYLAGAVIALVNFWTLARVTQSLAYDRKHGPYLLFVIFMGKMTLSGLALWWLIGVERVPHWGLITGLGTVVVNITATGLSQLGKK from the coding sequence GTGCTGGGCAGGATGAACCAAGGGCTTGAGCGGCTGCTCGTCAAAAGCGGCTTCACCAAGCCGGACGTGCGCATCGTTGTCCGCAATCAGATCTATGTGTCGCTGGGGACCTCTCTAGTGATCATGCTGGTAACACTGTTTTCCCGGTGGTCCTTCGCCTATCTGGCCGGGGCGGTCATCGCCCTCGTCAACTTCTGGACGCTCGCCCGCGTCACCCAGTCGTTGGCCTACGACCGGAAGCACGGACCATACCTCCTGTTTGTCATATTCATGGGAAAAATGACTCTGAGCGGGCTGGCCCTCTGGTGGCTGATCGGAGTCGAACGGGTTCCCCACTGGGGGTTGATAACAGGCCTGGGCACCGTGGTGGTCAACATCACCGCAACCGGCCTGAGTCAGTTGGGGAAGAAATAG
- a CDS encoding AtpZ/AtpI family protein, whose translation MLFSKDDRVVQITQLGGTAGTMGLHIVSATIVGLTIGYFLDDYFGTKPWLIMIFFFLGIIAGFKMVFEDFRRLQRRVEEKKASSLKQDGEKSAGQDEPRA comes from the coding sequence ATGCTCTTTTCAAAAGACGACCGGGTAGTCCAGATTACCCAGTTGGGCGGCACCGCCGGAACGATGGGACTGCACATCGTCTCGGCCACCATCGTCGGCCTGACCATCGGGTATTTCCTGGACGACTATTTCGGGACAAAACCGTGGCTGATCATGATCTTCTTCTTTCTGGGGATCATCGCCGGCTTCAAGATGGTCTTCGAGGATTTCCGGCGTTTGCAACGGCGTGTTGAAGAAAAAAAAGCTAGTTCTTTGAAACAGGACGGAGAAAAGAGTGCTGGGCAGGATGAACCAAGGGCTTGA
- a CDS encoding DUF3426 domain-containing protein, producing the protein MIVTCPNCETSYNLPDEKIPAGGAKVKCSKCAHVFKVELPPPSPEEEFEALIEDEGGDAGQAFDKTFDDVAAGAAGAAETAAEAAAESAIEDVPEPPASDRADEVVEDMPDTDDLFDDEEPEPEAGKPEEDDLFADMGGEEGESDDLFADEGAEEGESDDLFADEGEEDDGDLFEDTDEAEPDDSRALFAEDEESESEEDAVEDGLGGSLELDETPEPGSRKSLGCLIVLLVLALGIGAAIYFRVWTLAGVDLGAMLKNVPFVGQMFTEKPGGEEAAPGESPAERVRKIELKNVKQYYVANEKVGNLFVVEGKAVNKFSQPKERIKVEVILYDAANNVLTSQSFLCGNVLSQFQLQVQTEKEITDGLASDVGILSNNTFIRPGASTPFMAVFFAPPEGVKEFMVKVVDVGDPK; encoded by the coding sequence ATGATCGTCACCTGCCCGAATTGCGAGACCAGCTACAATCTGCCCGATGAGAAGATTCCCGCGGGCGGGGCCAAGGTCAAGTGCTCCAAGTGCGCGCACGTGTTCAAGGTCGAACTGCCCCCGCCGTCTCCCGAAGAGGAGTTCGAGGCCCTGATCGAGGACGAAGGCGGCGACGCGGGCCAGGCCTTTGACAAGACCTTCGACGACGTGGCCGCGGGCGCGGCCGGTGCCGCCGAGACGGCGGCCGAAGCCGCGGCCGAATCGGCGATCGAGGACGTGCCCGAACCCCCGGCGTCCGACCGGGCCGACGAGGTCGTGGAGGACATGCCCGACACGGACGACCTGTTCGACGACGAGGAGCCCGAACCCGAGGCCGGGAAACCCGAGGAGGACGACCTCTTCGCCGACATGGGCGGGGAAGAGGGCGAGTCCGACGATCTCTTCGCCGACGAGGGCGCCGAGGAGGGCGAATCCGACGATCTCTTCGCCGACGAGGGCGAGGAGGACGACGGCGATTTGTTCGAGGACACGGACGAGGCCGAGCCCGACGACTCCAGGGCGCTGTTCGCGGAGGATGAGGAGAGCGAGTCCGAGGAGGACGCGGTCGAGGACGGCCTGGGCGGTAGCCTGGAGCTGGACGAGACCCCCGAGCCCGGCAGCCGCAAGTCCCTGGGCTGCCTGATCGTCCTGCTCGTCCTGGCGCTGGGCATCGGCGCGGCCATCTATTTCCGGGTCTGGACCCTGGCGGGCGTGGACCTGGGCGCCATGCTCAAGAACGTGCCCTTCGTGGGCCAGATGTTCACGGAGAAGCCCGGCGGCGAAGAGGCCGCTCCGGGCGAGTCCCCGGCCGAACGGGTGCGCAAGATCGAGCTCAAGAACGTCAAGCAGTACTACGTGGCCAACGAGAAGGTCGGCAACCTGTTCGTGGTCGAGGGCAAGGCGGTCAACAAGTTCTCCCAGCCCAAGGAGCGGATCAAGGTCGAGGTCATCCTCTACGACGCGGCCAACAACGTCCTGACCTCCCAGTCCTTCCTGTGCGGCAACGTGCTCTCCCAGTTCCAGCTCCAGGTCCAGACCGAGAAGGAAATCACCGACGGCCTGGCCTCGGACGTGGGCATTCTGTCCAACAACACCTTCATCCGGCCCGGCGCGTCCACGCCGTTCATGGCCGTGTTCTTCGCGCCGCCCGAGGGGGTCAAGGAGTTCATGGTCAAGGTGGTGGACGTGGGCGACCCGAAGTAG
- the hpt gene encoding hypoxanthine phosphoribosyltransferase has product MAHKLTPFITAAQIAERNAELGREISRSYQGESSLVCICVLKGAFLFFADIIRRIDREIEIDFVRLASYGSATSRSEDIVFSKDLEIAIEGKDVLVIEDIVDTGHSMDFLLHVLRRRNPKSLKICALIDKHERREKAVTVDFAGFKLNDGFIVGYGLDYDERYRELDGIYELSNES; this is encoded by the coding sequence ATGGCACACAAACTGACCCCGTTCATCACCGCCGCACAGATCGCCGAACGCAACGCGGAGCTGGGACGCGAGATATCCCGGTCCTACCAGGGCGAGAGCTCCCTCGTCTGCATCTGCGTCCTCAAGGGCGCGTTCCTCTTCTTCGCCGACATCATCCGGCGCATCGACCGCGAGATCGAGATCGATTTCGTGAGGTTGGCCAGCTACGGCTCGGCCACCTCCCGGTCCGAGGACATCGTCTTTTCCAAGGATCTGGAGATCGCCATCGAGGGCAAGGACGTGCTGGTCATCGAGGATATCGTGGACACCGGCCACTCCATGGACTTCCTGCTCCACGTGCTCAGGCGGCGGAACCCGAAGAGTTTGAAAATTTGTGCGCTTATTGATAAGCATGAGCGACGGGAAAAAGCCGTGACCGTCGATTTCGCCGGTTTCAAACTGAACGACGGGTTCATTGTCGGCTATGGCCTGGACTATGACGAGCGGTACAGGGAGCTGGACGGCATCTACGAGCTGTCCAACGAGTCTTAG
- a CDS encoding N-acetyltransferase, giving the protein MIRKARIGDVKAIHGLLMRTDEHDGLVLPRSFSQLYSHLRDFVIALDDDGTVIGCCALNIIWDNLAEIRSLVVKSSHRGKNLGRKLVETCLSEAVTLGIYKVYTLTEVPGFFAKVGFVQEEMDNLNQKIFLDCLNCPRFPDLCNEVAMIINL; this is encoded by the coding sequence ATGATTCGCAAAGCACGCATCGGCGACGTCAAGGCCATCCACGGCCTGCTCATGCGCACGGACGAGCACGACGGCCTGGTCCTGCCCCGGTCCTTCAGCCAGCTCTACTCGCACCTGCGCGACTTCGTCATCGCCCTGGACGACGACGGCACGGTCATCGGCTGCTGCGCCCTGAACATCATCTGGGACAACCTGGCCGAGATCCGCTCCCTGGTGGTCAAGTCCTCCCACCGGGGCAAAAACCTCGGGCGCAAGCTGGTCGAGACCTGCCTGTCCGAGGCCGTTACCCTGGGCATCTACAAGGTCTACACCCTGACCGAGGTGCCCGGCTTCTTCGCCAAGGTCGGCTTCGTGCAGGAGGAGATGGACAACCTGAACCAGAAGATCTTCCTGGACTGCCTCAACTGCCCGAGGTTCCCGGACCTGTGCAACGAAGTGGCCATGATCATCAACCTGTAA
- a CDS encoding TlpA family protein disulfide reductase, producing MKKLWLITALSLGLLALTACSGESGNDAKTGGAAMAPAHETAAAPSSGSFPFMGVTELDQYLETNAGRPTMLFFWASWCPSCKQQIPELEELRKTKGDKINIVALSVDENRDALTRYMDKHPMDVPVYWGDQAVARKFRVEAIPTLVIFDKTGKQIFAQAGVFPGSMLGAMADKLNQ from the coding sequence ATGAAAAAACTGTGGCTCATCACCGCCCTGTCCCTGGGACTGCTGGCCCTGACCGCCTGCTCCGGTGAATCCGGCAACGACGCCAAGACCGGCGGCGCGGCCATGGCCCCGGCCCACGAGACGGCCGCCGCCCCCTCTTCCGGGTCCTTCCCCTTCATGGGGGTGACCGAACTCGACCAATACCTTGAGACCAACGCGGGCAGGCCGACCATGCTCTTCTTCTGGGCCTCCTGGTGTCCGTCCTGCAAGCAGCAGATTCCGGAGCTGGAGGAATTGCGGAAGACCAAGGGCGACAAGATCAACATCGTGGCCCTGTCCGTGGACGAGAACCGGGACGCGCTCACGCGCTACATGGACAAACACCCCATGGACGTGCCCGTGTACTGGGGCGACCAGGCCGTGGCGCGCAAGTTCCGGGTGGAGGCCATCCCCACCCTGGTCATCTTCGACAAGACCGGCAAACAGATCTTCGCCCAGGCTGGCGTCTTCCCCGGCTCCATGCTCGGCGCCATGGCCGACAAGCTCAACCAGTAG
- a CDS encoding TerC family protein has protein sequence MFEGLWTLENLIALITLAGLEIVLGIDNIVFVVVVTNKLPEASRATARRLGIGLAMVTRIALLLAISAIMGLTAPLFTLFGHVVSGRDVVLLSGGLFLLAKATHEIHDKLEGPPPGEGAARAVHSYAGAIVQIVLLDMVFSLDSVITAVGMAQHLTVMIAAIVAAVGVMLLFAGPVSAFVSAHPTVQMLAFSFLLLVGIFLMAEGMHRHIDRGYIYFAMAFSLFVEFLNLKAGKRHRAAAS, from the coding sequence ATGTTCGAAGGACTGTGGACCCTGGAAAACCTCATCGCCCTGATCACCCTGGCCGGGCTCGAGATCGTGCTCGGCATCGACAACATCGTCTTCGTGGTGGTGGTCACCAACAAGCTGCCCGAGGCATCGCGGGCCACGGCGCGGCGGCTGGGCATCGGCCTGGCCATGGTCACCCGCATAGCCCTGCTCCTGGCCATCTCGGCCATCATGGGGCTGACCGCACCGCTGTTCACCCTGTTCGGCCACGTGGTCTCGGGCCGGGACGTGGTCCTCCTGAGCGGCGGCCTGTTCCTCCTGGCCAAGGCCACCCACGAGATCCACGACAAGCTCGAGGGCCCGCCGCCCGGCGAGGGCGCGGCCAGGGCCGTGCACTCCTACGCCGGGGCCATCGTCCAGATCGTCCTCCTGGACATGGTCTTTTCGCTCGATTCGGTCATCACCGCCGTGGGCATGGCCCAGCATCTGACGGTCATGATCGCGGCCATCGTCGCGGCCGTGGGGGTCATGCTCCTGTTCGCCGGGCCGGTCTCCGCCTTCGTGTCGGCCCACCCAACGGTGCAGATGCTGGCCTTTTCCTTCCTCCTGCTGGTGGGCATCTTTCTCATGGCCGAGGGCATGCACCGGCACATCGACCGGGGGTACATCTACTTCGCCATGGCCTTCTCCCTGTTCGTGGAGTTCCTGAACCTCAAGGCCGGGAAGCGGCACAGGGCCGCCGCCTCCTAG
- a CDS encoding class I SAM-dependent methyltransferase has protein sequence MDEYGRIAALYDPLVGPPLRPVHRAMAEALARSGNAVLDLCCGTGLLTGQALALGLSVTGADLSPHMLAVARRKRPGATYILGDAASLPLPDHAFDAAAVSFALHEKPRDKALGILAEARRLVHPGGTVLVADYIPSGQGQSRFTGRAIRLIERLAGRGHHARFREYMANGGALPLLARAGLTARLERTFMGGWVGLYAAVAAPAD, from the coding sequence ATGGACGAATACGGCCGCATCGCCGCCCTGTACGACCCGCTGGTGGGCCCGCCCCTGCGCCCGGTGCACCGGGCCATGGCCGAGGCCCTGGCCCGGTCCGGCAACGCCGTCCTGGACCTGTGCTGCGGCACCGGCCTGCTGACCGGGCAGGCCCTGGCCCTGGGGCTGTCCGTGACCGGCGCGGACCTCTCCCCGCACATGCTCGCCGTGGCCCGCCGCAAGCGTCCCGGCGCGACCTACATCCTGGGCGACGCCGCATCCCTGCCCCTGCCGGACCACGCCTTCGACGCCGCCGCCGTCAGCTTCGCCCTGCACGAAAAGCCCCGGGACAAGGCCCTCGGCATCCTGGCCGAGGCGCGCCGCCTGGTCCACCCCGGCGGGACCGTGCTCGTGGCCGACTACATCCCGTCCGGGCAGGGCCAATCCCGATTCACGGGCCGGGCCATCCGCCTCATCGAGCGGTTGGCCGGGCGCGGCCACCATGCCCGCTTCCGCGAGTACATGGCGAACGGCGGCGCGCTCCCGCTCCTGGCCCGCGCAGGGCTGACCGCCCGCCTGGAGCGCACCTTCATGGGCGGCTGGGTGGGGCTGTACGCGGCCGTGGCCGCACCGGCCGATTGA